TAACCAGTAACACCActtaacacacacatgcacttttTGTGATATGACAAAAGAttgcttaattttcattttggcaagcaaagaaataaatcagTGATGACTACCATCTACTATGAACATGTTTTGAGGAAAGAATGTACATAAGAATATAACTTCAGACTAAAGAGAAAAGATCTTATAttgaatacatttaattttatgtaaagaCTCACTACACTGTCTCttgctttttctcatttcatcATGATAATGAAATGGACCAGTGAATACCCTAGCATGGAGTCTGGGAAGAACATAACTAGTCTGTGATCTCCTCTAAGCAGGGTGTGGTATTTGTTCATTTATGTATTCGCAGAACCTAACTCAGACCTAACTCACAGCACTCACTACATCTTTGTggaataaaggaagagaagaacgGAGAAAAGAATTCCTCATTTGAGGACCAGGATAGGAGACAGCTTAAGCCCCACTGGACTTGGGACCCTGGAACAATTGCCTCCACCAAATTCTACTCTGTCACCTCTTTTTTCAGGGGTGGGGGAtggaagacagagtttcactcttgttgcccaggctggagtacaattgcgtgatctcggctcactgcaaccaccgccttccgggttcaggcaattctcctgcctcagcctcctgagtagctgagattacaggcacgcaccaccacgcccagctaatttttgtgtttttagtagaaacagggtttcaccatgttggccaggctggtctcgaactcctgacctcaggtgatccacccacctcagcctcccaaagtgctgggattacaggcgtgagccacctcacccagccctgtATTGTGGTTTCTATCCCTGTCTCCCCTACAAGACTGTGGTTCTTGAAAGGCAGGTACCATGATTTTTTCCATTCTCACATCTCCAGTGTGTGACACCACTTCTGAATAAATGactggaaggaaaaaaacccaagGAACCAACTAACATCCTTTTTTTCTGGGCATTTCAGAATCAGAGGCAACTATGGATTAAGGGACTACAATTAAGTTCTGTGAAAgttgtcaaaattaaaataaagtcactAATGTTAAGAAAATCCGGGTCTCTGGTCTCGACTGCAGAAGCGAGATGACAAAGGGAACGTCATCGTTTGGAAAGCGTCGCAATAAGACGCACACATTGTGCCGCCGCTGTGGCTCTAAGGCCTACCACCTTCAGAAGTCGACCTGTGGCAAATGTGGCTACACTGCCAAGCGCAAGAGAAAGTATAACTGGAGTGCCAAGGCTAAAAGACGAAATACCACTGGAACTGGTCGAATGAGGCACCTAAAAATTGTATACCGCAGATTCAGGCATGGATTCCGTGAAGGAACAACACCTAAACCCAAGAGGGCAGCTGTTGCAGCATCCAGTTCATCTTAAGAATGTCAATGATCAGCCATGCAATAAATgttctggttttaaaaaataaaaaaataaaaaaataaagaaaatccgggcagggcacagtgggtcatgcctgtaatcccagcactttgggaggccgaggcgggcggatcacgaggtcgggagatcaagaccatcctggctaacacggtgaaaccctgtctctactaaaaatacaaaaaattagccaggcatggtggcacgcacctgtagtcccagctactcaggaggctgaggcaggagagtcacttgaaccctggaggcggaggttgcagtgagctgagattgcgccattgcactcctgcctaggcgacagagcaaggctccatctcaaaaaaaaagaaaagaaaagaaaaccctgacAAACAGAATCAGGGCAGGCCATGAAGAGAGGGTTTTCATGCTTGTatgcttgattaaaaaaaaaaaaaatcacaaaagactGTAAAACTCACAACTTTGCATGAAGGCCTTCACAACATTACATAAAAAATACTTAtgcaaggacatctgcccagcaactgcctgtccaagCTCAGACTGGCATCACCCTTGGTATTGATGTTTAAagccaaggataattattttaaaataattatggaatcttcttaatttttcctttaaaagcctttatcaggttgggcacagtggctcacacctgtaatcccagcactttgggaggtcaaggcatgcagattgcttgagttcaggagtttgaaaccagcctgggcaacatgatgaaaccccatctctacataaaatataaaaattagccaggcatggtggtacacgcctatagtcccagctacttgggaggctgaggtgggaggattgcttgagcctgggagccagaggctgcagtgagccaagatcataccactgcactccagcctgggcaacagagccagactgtgtatccaaaaaaaagaaaaaaaaaaaaaaaggccaggcgcggtgactcacacctgtaatcccagcaccttgggaggccgaggcaggtggatcacctgaggttgggagtttaagaccagcctgaccaacatggagaaaccccgtctatactaaaaatacaaaaaactagctggcatggtggcacatgcctgtaatcccagctactcgggaggctgaggcaggagaatcacttgaacacaggaggcagaggttgcagtgagccgagatcacgccattgcactccagcctgggtcacagagcgagactctgtctcaaaaaaaaaaaaaaaaaaagcaagactttgtcttttaCTTACACAGTTTACTATGGCATGCATATTcatattcccattgcaatgtCCATTCCAAAATAAAGACCTTTTCTTTTAGAAAGCCTCTCTGATCGTTATTTAGGTTTACAGTTCCTTCTCACATAGGGTATAAAAAGTGGTCTGAGACAACTCCACTCCCTGACCAAAACACCAGTGCAGATTTCATAGCCTTTAATGCCTGAGGCAGTGCTGAGGCTGGGCAAGGAAA
The Chlorocebus sabaeus isolate Y175 chromosome 23, mChlSab1.0.hap1, whole genome shotgun sequence DNA segment above includes these coding regions:
- the LOC103244604 gene encoding large ribosomal subunit protein eL37, which translates into the protein MTKGTSSFGKRRNKTHTLCRRCGSKAYHLQKSTCGKCGYTAKRKRKYNWSAKAKRRNTTGTGRMRHLKIVYRRFRHGFREGTTPKPKRAAVAASSSS